The Lycium barbarum isolate Lr01 chromosome 12, ASM1917538v2, whole genome shotgun sequence genome includes a region encoding these proteins:
- the LOC132624527 gene encoding uncharacterized protein LOC132624527, which produces MAFFAKWTVAQRSLLHFTASPSLLQCFTQNLPKSDIFPYKKRYGNANVWKIFTDLFDYFPLTALVNLLNGCVMRSCVKPKEQMEANPVMLLHGFDRYASY; this is translated from the exons ATGGCCTTTTTTGCAAAATGGACCGTTGCTCAACG TTCACTACTTCACTTCACAGCTTCACCTTCACTCCTTCAGTGCTTCACACAAAATCTCCCCAAGTCTGATATTTTCCCTTATAAAAAAAG ATACGGTAATGCCAACGTGTGGAAGATTTTCACAGATCTGTTCGATTACTTTCCTCTCACAGCTTTG GTAAATTTATTGAACGGTTGTGTCATGAGAAGTTGTGTGAAGCCAAAAGAACAGATGGAGGCCAATCCAGTTATGCTTCTCCATGGTTTTGATAGGTATGCCTCATATTAA